From the genome of Eucalyptus grandis isolate ANBG69807.140 chromosome 2, ASM1654582v1, whole genome shotgun sequence, one region includes:
- the LOC104433387 gene encoding uncharacterized hydrolase YugF isoform X2 codes for MAVLTLSAVPPPIAAGARADAFPPFLPKQVENIKDSYARKLASRIERLPVNLSDNCIMSSCVKPLVKGETNPVVLLHGFDSSCLEWRYTYPLLEDAGLETWAVDILGWGFSDLACNVANKRNHFYQLWKSYIKKPMILVGPSLGAAIAIDFAVIHPEAVEKLVLIDASVYAEGTGDMANLPRAIAYAGVSILKSFPLRFWVNVLAFRGLPLSTNLDWTNVGRLHCRYPWWEDASVDFMLSGGYNVTEQINQVKQRALIVWGEDDKIISKELAVKLHAELPNSILRQIPDCGHLPHVEKPNIVANLIADFVQEDSAKEAEIVSLK; via the exons ATGGCGGTGCTGACActctccgccgttcctccgccAATCGCCGCCGGTGCCAGGGCCGACGCGTTCCCTCCCTTCCTTCCCAAACAGGTGGAGAACATCAAGGATTCTTACGCTCGCAAGCTCGCCTCTCGCATCGAGAGGCTTCCC GTGAACTTGTCGGACAATTGCATCATGAGCAGCTGTGTGAAGCCACTAGTGAAAGGAGAGACTAATCCGGTGGTCCTGCTACATGGTTTTGACAG CTCTTGTTTAGAATGGAGATACACGTATCCATTGCTTGAGGATGCTGGTCTAGAGACTTGGGCCGTCGACATTCTCGGTTGGGGTTTCTCTGATCTAG CGTGCAATGTGGCAAATAAGCGTAACCATTTTTATCAG CTCTGGAAGTCCTACATCAAGAAGCCAATGATATTGGTTGGACCAAGCCTTGGTGCTGCTATTGCAATTGATTTTGCAGTCATCCATCCAGAGGCA GTTGAAAAGCTAGTTTTGATTGATGCCAGTGTATATGCTGAAGGCACAGGGGATATGGCGAACTTACCTAGAGCAATTGCCTATGCTGGT GTATCTATATTGAAGAGCTTTCCTCTCCGTTTCTGGGTAAATGTTTTGGCATTCAGAGGTCTTCCACTCAGCACCAACTTAGATTGGACTAAT GTGGGGAGGCTGCATTGTCGATATCCATGGTGGGAGGATGCTTCAGTTGATTTTATGCTTAGTGGTGGATACAATGTGACTGAACAGATTAATCAG GTGAAGCAGAGAGCACTCATCGTATGGGGAGAGGATGACAAAATTATTAGCAAAGAATTGGCCGTG AAATTGCATGCTGAGCTGCCGAACTCAATTCTTCGCCAGATACCAGACTGCGGCCATCTTCCTCATGTGGAGAAGCCAAACATCGTCGCCAACTTGATCGCTGACTTTGTACAGGAAGATAGCGCTAAAGAAGCTGAAATTGTTTCTCtgaaatga
- the LOC104433387 gene encoding uncharacterized hydrolase YugF isoform X1, whose translation MAVLTLSAVPPPIAAGARADAFPPFLPKQVENIKDSYARKLASRIERLPVNLSDNCIMSSCVKPLVKGETNPVVLLHGFDSSCLEWRYTYPLLEDAGLETWAVDILGWGFSDLEQLPACNVANKRNHFYQLWKSYIKKPMILVGPSLGAAIAIDFAVIHPEAVEKLVLIDASVYAEGTGDMANLPRAIAYAGVSILKSFPLRFWVNVLAFRGLPLSTNLDWTNVGRLHCRYPWWEDASVDFMLSGGYNVTEQINQVKQRALIVWGEDDKIISKELAVKLHAELPNSILRQIPDCGHLPHVEKPNIVANLIADFVQEDSAKEAEIVSLK comes from the exons ATGGCGGTGCTGACActctccgccgttcctccgccAATCGCCGCCGGTGCCAGGGCCGACGCGTTCCCTCCCTTCCTTCCCAAACAGGTGGAGAACATCAAGGATTCTTACGCTCGCAAGCTCGCCTCTCGCATCGAGAGGCTTCCC GTGAACTTGTCGGACAATTGCATCATGAGCAGCTGTGTGAAGCCACTAGTGAAAGGAGAGACTAATCCGGTGGTCCTGCTACATGGTTTTGACAG CTCTTGTTTAGAATGGAGATACACGTATCCATTGCTTGAGGATGCTGGTCTAGAGACTTGGGCCGTCGACATTCTCGGTTGGGGTTTCTCTGATCTAG AACAACTTCCAGCGTGCAATGTGGCAAATAAGCGTAACCATTTTTATCAG CTCTGGAAGTCCTACATCAAGAAGCCAATGATATTGGTTGGACCAAGCCTTGGTGCTGCTATTGCAATTGATTTTGCAGTCATCCATCCAGAGGCA GTTGAAAAGCTAGTTTTGATTGATGCCAGTGTATATGCTGAAGGCACAGGGGATATGGCGAACTTACCTAGAGCAATTGCCTATGCTGGT GTATCTATATTGAAGAGCTTTCCTCTCCGTTTCTGGGTAAATGTTTTGGCATTCAGAGGTCTTCCACTCAGCACCAACTTAGATTGGACTAAT GTGGGGAGGCTGCATTGTCGATATCCATGGTGGGAGGATGCTTCAGTTGATTTTATGCTTAGTGGTGGATACAATGTGACTGAACAGATTAATCAG GTGAAGCAGAGAGCACTCATCGTATGGGGAGAGGATGACAAAATTATTAGCAAAGAATTGGCCGTG AAATTGCATGCTGAGCTGCCGAACTCAATTCTTCGCCAGATACCAGACTGCGGCCATCTTCCTCATGTGGAGAAGCCAAACATCGTCGCCAACTTGATCGCTGACTTTGTACAGGAAGATAGCGCTAAAGAAGCTGAAATTGTTTCTCtgaaatga